The Triticum urartu cultivar G1812 chromosome 5, Tu2.1, whole genome shotgun sequence genome contains the following window.
ACTTACACTCgtcacgtcaatcaaagtacataaatagcattacaacattcaaacactcatggcctaACTACAGCgctaaaaataaaagataacccaacatgcgacacggtcccgatcgccccaactgggcaccactactgatcatcagggaaagacatgtagtatcggcgtgagtcctcgtcgaactcccacttgagctcaagcgcgtcatctggaacggaatcatcaggccctgcatctggtttggaagtaatctgtgagccacatggactcagcaatctcgcaccctcgcgatcaagactatttaagcttaataggtaaggcaaggtacaatatgtggagctgcagcaagcgactagcatgtatggtggctaacctgttcgcaaaagagtgcgagaagagagggcaaagcGCGAATGAGTAACTACAGGACAACCTgcgacaagcattactccaacaccgtgttcacttcccggactccgccgagaagagaccatcaccgtaactcacacggttgattcattttaattaggttaaggttcaagttatctacaaccggatattaacaaattcccatctgcccataaccgcgggcacgactttcgaaagttcaaatccctgcaggggagtcccaacttagcccatgacaagctctcacggtcaacgaaggaatatacctcctcctgagacattccgatcagactcggtatcccggttctacaagacacttcgacaagttaaaacaaatccagtaacaccgcccgaatgtgccgacaaatcccgataggagctgcacatatctcgttctcagggcacactcagattgtccaaacttccggtaggccagcccagagttgcccctggtggccaccggcggctgacgaggtggaccaacactcagaggagcactggcccggggggtttaaaataagatgaccctcgggctccggaaacccaagggaaaaagaggctaggtggcaaatggtaaaaccaaggtcggaCATTGCTGGAANNNNNNNNNNNNNNNNNNNNNNNNNNNNNNNNNNNNNNNNNNNNNNNNNNNNNNNNNNNNNNNNNNNNNNNNNNNNNNNNNNNNNNNNNNNNNNNNNNNNNNNNNNNNNNNNNNNNNNNNNNNNNNNNNCNNNNNNNNNNNNNNNNNNNNNNNNNNNNNNNNNNNNNNNNNNNNNNNNNNNNNNNNNNNNNNNNNNNNNNNNNNNNNNNNNNNNNNNNNNNNNNNNNNNNNNNNNNNNNNNNNNNNNNNNNNNNNNNNNNNNNNNNNNNNNNNNNNNNNNNNNNNNNNNNNNNNNNNNNNNNNNNNNNNNNNNNNNNNNNNNNNNNNNNNNNNNNNNNNNNNNNNNNNNNNNNNNNNNNNNNNNNNNNNNNNNNNNNNNNNNNNNNNNNNNNNNNNNNNNNNNNNNNNNNNNNNNNNNNNNNNNNNNNNNNNNNNNNNNNNNNNNNNNNNNNNNNNNNNNNNNNNNNNNNNNNNNNNNNNNNNNNNNNNNNNNNNNNNNNNNNNNNNNNNNNNNNNNNNNNNNNNNNNNNNNNNNNNNNNNNNNNNNNNNNNNNNNNNNNNNNNNNNNNNNNNNNNNNNNNNNNNNNNNNNNNNNNNNNNNNNNNNNNNNNNNNNNNNNNNNNNNNNNNNNNNNNNNNNNNNNNNNNNNNNNNNNNNNNNNNNNNNNNNNNNNNNNNNNNNNNNNNNNNNNNNNNNNNNNNNNNNNNNNNNNNNNNNNNNNNNNNNNNNNNNNNNNNNNNNNNNNNNNNNNNNNNNNNNNNNNNNNNNNNNNNNNNNNNNNNNNNNNNNNNNNNNNNNNNNNNNNNNNNNNNNNNNNNNNNNNNNNNNNNNNNNNNNNNNNNNNNNNNNNNNNNNNNNNNNNNNNNNNNNNNNNNNNNNNNNNNNNNNNNNNNNNNNNNNNNNNNNNNNNNNNNNNNNNNNNNNNNNNNNNNNNNNNNNNNNNNNNNNNNNNNNNNNNNNNNNNNNNNNNNNNNNNNNNNNNNNNNNNNNNNNNNNNNNNNNNNNNNNNNNNNNNNNNNNNNNNNNNNNNNNNNNNNNNNNNNNNNNNNNNNNNNNNNNNNNNNNNNNNNNNNNNNNNNNNNNNNNNNNNNNNNNNNNNNNNNNNNNNNNNNNNNNNNNNNNNNNNNNNNNNNNNNNNNNNNNNNNNNNNNNNNNNNNNNNNNNNNNNNNNNNNNNNNNNNNNNNNNNNNNNNNNNNNNNNNNNNNNNNNNNNNNNNNNNNNNNNNNNNNNNNNNNNNNNNNNNNNNNNNNNNNNNNNNNNNNNNNNNNNNNNNNNNNNNNNNNNNNNNNNNNNNNNNNNNNNNNNNNNNNNNNNNNNNNNNNNNcaagttgcttaaaattcataatatcgtttctaagggagatgatcttagcgggagggaaatacttagtgataaaagcatctttgcacttgttccaagaatcaatactatttttagccaaagacgaaaaccaagttttagcacgatctctaagtgaaaacggaaatagcttcaatttaacaatatcattgtccacatctttcttcttttgcatatcacacaaatcaacaaagctgtttagatgggtagcggcatcttcactaggaaggccagaaaacggatctttcatgacaagattcagcaaaacagtattaatttcacaagattcagcatcggtaaggggagcaatcggggtgctaataaaatcattattgttggtattggaaaatcacacaatttagtattatcttgagccatcgtgacaaacaatccaacacacaagaaaGCAAAAGGCAAGCAACAagaggcgaacgaaaaagaggcgagcggaaaagagggcgaataaaacggcaagggtgaagtgggggagaggaaaacgagaggcaaatggcaaataatgtaatgcgagggataagagtttgtgatgggtacttggtatgtcttgacttgtgcgtagacctccccaacaaaggcgccagaaattcttcttgctacctcttgagcactgcgctggtttttccttgaagaggaaagggtgatgcagcaaagtagcgtaagtatttccctcagtttttgagaaccaaggtatcaatccagtaggagactacacgcaagtccctcgtacctacacaaacaaataagaacctcgcaaccaacgcgataaaggggttgtcaagcccttcacggtcacttacgagagtgagatatgatagagataataagataaatatttttggtatttttatgatatggataggaaagtaaagattgcaaagccaaatagattggaaacttatatgatgaaagatagacccgggggccataggtttcactagttgcttctctcaagatagcataagtattatggtgggtgaacaaattattgtcgggcaattgatagaaaagtgcataattatgagaatatctaggcatgatcacgtatataggcatcacgtccgcgacaagtagaccgaaacgattccgcatctactactattactccacacatcgaccactatccaacatgcatctagagtattaagttcataagaacagagtaacgcattaggcaagatgacatgatgtagagggataaactcaagcaatatgatataaaccccatctttttatcctcgatggcaacaatacaatacgtgccttgctgtcactgggaaaggacaccgcaagattgaacccaaagctaagcacttctctcattgaaagaaagatcaatctagtaggccaaaccaaacggataattcgaagaacttgcaaagataaccaatcatacatagaagattttagagaagaatcaaatattgttcatagataaacatgatcgtaaacccacaattcatcggatctcgacaaacacaccgcaaaaagaattacattgaatagatctccaagaaaatcgaggagaactttgtattgagatccaaagagagagaataagccatctagctaataactatggacccgaaggtctgtggtatactactcacacatcatcggagaggctatggtgttgatgtagaagccctccgtgatcgaccccccctccagcggagctccggaaaaggccccaagatgggatctcttgggtacagaaggttgcggcggtggaaatagggttttgtggtgctcctggatctTTTCGGGGTAtttggatatatataggaggaagaagtagatcagtggagctgcgaggggcccacgagggtggggagcgcgcctaggtgggctggcgcacctccctgcctcgtggccacctcgtttctttcttgacgtctactccaagtctcctggatcacgtttgttccaaaaataactctcctgaaggtttcattccatttggattccgtttgatatttcttttctgcgaaacactgaaataggcaaaaaaacaacaatttgcactgggccttgggttagtaggttagtctcaaaaataatataaaagtgtataatgaagcccattaatcatccaaaacagataatataatagcatgcaacaatcaaaaattatagatacgttggagacgtatcattagtATGTATGGCCAACCTAAACCCCAGACGCAACGGTCATGAACCGGGGATGAACTGGTTGGTTTGACCGGGGCGTTACAAAATGGCCCTCGGTTCACATGGCAGACGGACATTTTCATTCTTTGTCGGTGTAACAGGTAAATCCGGGTGACTTCTGACCTTTGCTTGTTCCCCatagagcttcttgtggcccatCTGTTAGGCATGCCATGAATTCAGGCGAAGTACTTCACAATCATCTAGCGTGGACATGATCCAATGTCGCTAGCTAAGACTCGTTAGAGGATGCCTTGAAGTCTTCGTCCAAACTAGGTAAGACTCAGAGCTACTAAGACATGCAAGACTATCTTTGAACTATCATAGTTGAACCCAAACGTTCCACACCGTCGGAGTGATGGTCTGACGATTCTGACCACCGTTGGGGTGTTGCCAGTGTGTACATAACTATTAGAGTTGTGCTCGAAATCTTTGGGTTGTTGAAGCTAATGCTCTCATGAACTAGCTGCCATTAGGGTGATGCCCTGACATCCGTGATTTTGCTAGAGGTTGCTCTTTGGACAACAAAATCATCGGAGATCCATTTTTGCGTTGGTGGATGAGGATATCTGACAATCAAGTTGTGTGTATTGCTTACTCTTTTGTTTTCTTATTTGTTAGGTGTCTTGTAATATCATCTTTCAGCATCTTGTACCTTGTATCTTTGTTGTTTCCTACTTATCAGGGTGTCATTAATTTAATGCCGGGCCCAGGCCTCCTTTCTCAAAAGTAAAAAAGCCACACTTCGTGCTTCCTTGCAACTTGCCGCAAGTGTGGTTGTCTTTAGTTAGCAGTTAGCACAACCCCCTTCGATGATGCCACATGAAAATCTGAACTCTTAGTGGGTATCTTCGTTTCCTTTTTTTATTGTCCACTGGAATGTCTGAATGCGAGAGTGCATGGTTACAATCAACATTGAAGGAAGGACCCATTCACAATTAGATTCCAGTGAAACACATCGTGTTCTTATGTTAGGCTAATCCAATCCTAACGGGATAGAATATATTGTCATGACACAAACGGGGGCCGACCAATACCGCCTAAAGGATGCATCCGACGACATGATCTGATCACATATCGTTCGTATGGCGTACAATGCAGTAATAATAGAGTAGCATAATAACTGGGCAACATAGTTCATCCAGATAATTAACTTATCTTTGCTCAGATGTATCATATTAGCACAAAAAAATGTCGATgaaaagcaaatcactacctcaTCACAATCAATGCAAAATAACTCTATCCAGATCAAAATAACTTCATCTAGATTTGCACAGGCTAAAAAATGGACCCAGACTTCCCCTTCCCATGAGCATGTCCTTGGCATCGTTCATCTTGGAAGTGATATAATGGTTGCTGCCATCATGAAGATAGTTGGCTACCATTGGCTCCTTTATCTTGTCCATGTGCAGCATGCTCTCTGAAGCAGCAAGGGGTAGCTCTGGTTTACAATGCCACATTCATATTTTCAGCGTATCTATGTAAGAGCATGACTACTAGTCTACCATGTTATCTATAGCATCATCTGTAGTCACCCATATAGCAAGGCGGACTATAAGGTTGACAATTAGACTAGTACATGTATCAATCTACTCGTTTTCTTTTTCTTCGTAGGAGGACATGTAAAACTAGGCttttgcatgagagcccactgcCCTCATTTTTTTCATATCTTCCCCCTTCACATAAGCAGAAGTGATGTAAGCAGGCTATAAGGGCATCTCTAGCAGATCCCCTATACTAGAACTACCAAAATTGCACCCTATCCCACTTTGCTTTTTAGGGAAATCCCGTACTGCAGCTAGCAGATCCCCTAAAACCTACGTTCCTAAAGTATACATTTGGTTCACGCAATTCATTGAGCACGTAGATTGCGTTGGCGAGGAAAGCCATGTCGGCGAAACTACACGCGATGCACGTCATCTCGGACTCCGTGAACACCACCACTACCTTcattctcctcctcctcccctgcCGCCACCCGGACGCATATCTTGCGTCGACCTTAGAGCATGGAGGCCACACTCCTCGGATCCGCCGGTATGGAAGCATGAGAGGAAGAGGGACCGAGCCTGTCGCTCCGTCCGTGTGAGACAGCCGTCCAGGCGCACCCCAGGGCCGCCCAGTGGGTAGCTTGCGGTGGCGCAAGGGGAAGAAGGGACTCTCAGCAGAGGGGCACCCGTACTTGGTAGATCGCGATGACACAACACGCACATGCACGCACACCTGGGGGCATAGAACACACACAGCTACACGAATTGTCTTCCCCGCTTCCGACCATGGCTCCACAGGCGAATCGTGAAATTCTTCGTTGTCGGCGGGATTTCAGCGCCGACAAGGGTCGCCGGAGTAGCAGGGCGGTGTGGGATTTCATTTTTTCGTTCATCGGAGCAGCGGACCACCAGCGGCGTGAGTTCCGATGGTGGCATCATGGCACAGGGGCTGCGCGGCTGTCTCCCTACTCTTGCTCTAGGGTTGCTAGTTGGACCGAATATAGTCATTTGGGGAAGATTTTTAGGGAGCCAAACTTATACTTTTTTAGTAAAGTTGGTTTTAGGGTATCTGCCAGCTAGTGCTTAACTCCATAAAAACTCATTTTTGCTCCTCAAATCTAGGCTTTCGAGGAGCCCCTTATTATAGTTTGCTCTAACTCAAAAAACAATCTTACCTACATCATTTCAATTGTACAGGACTAGCTATGATATCAGTGACATTGTTACATGTTAACAAGGACAAGATGGACCCAACTAATCAGGTACATGAGCCCAGCAATGAAGACTGCTGCTTCCCCGGACAACCCGAGACCACACTACTCCATTTCAAGACCTTCCGATGACCCGATTCAACCAATCCACAGGCACCACAGAAGGTAGAAGCCGAGTACTACCCGGTCGCTTGTCGCCATCGTCGGTTTCCAGACACTGTCGCTGTTCCGCCGTCCCTTTCAGTTTCCGAAGCAGCCGAGTGTTACCGAAGCCGCCGGGCGCAACGGCGGCCATCGAGGCGGCAGGAGTGACCGGCCCGTCGGCGAACTCGTGGGATCCTACGGAGCCGAAGAGTTTACTGCTGATCAACATTATGATCTGTAGTCGTAAAGCCCTGCCGAATCGGTGACCTCCAACATCCTAGCGATCTCCTCCAAGTACCCCTCGACCTTGTAGAAATCGTTCGCGGCGACGGCGTGGCTATGGTCATTCTGGTGGAGGGCGACGGCCGTCGACAATGGATTCTGCTGTTTCTGCTCCGGCACCGGCGCGGCGGGTGCGGCGTTCCATTCCCCCTGGAACTGCTGGTTGTGCATGTTGTCCTCGTAGAGGAAATTGCCGCTGTCCACCGTGCTCGTCTGACTGACGTActggtgctgctgctgctgctggggGATGTACGGAGCGGCGGGTGCCGGAGCCTGCAGGCAGTTCATGTATTCGTCGCTGGCCTCGGACGACTGAAAGCTCCCCGTGTTGGAGCTCGAGTCGGCGGCGGACGGCgcgggcgccggcctccacggCTGCTGCTGCTTCCGGTAGGTGATGGTCCtcctgaagatcctgcagatggTCCACACCTCCTGCATTTTCAGGTCACACGTCAGAGGGTCAATCTTACACTCACACCGCACCACATCACAGGTGTCCGCACCGTGATTTTTGTGTGGAAATGGAATGCACGCGTGGACCACTTACCGCTTCCTGCATGCTCGGGGAGGCGTTGGTGGCCGCGGCCGGCGGTAGGCGGAACTCGTGCATCATCCAGTCGGTCTTGGTGCCCTTGCCAGCACTGCCGCGGTAGTAGACGAGGGATTTCTTCAGCCCAACGGACACGCCGGAGCCGGAGCCGCCGGCGGAGTAGATGGGCCGGTCGATGCCCGTGGCCTTCCAGAAGCCGGAGCTTGTGACCCGGTTGGGCCGGATGCTGTTCCGGTACTTCCTCCCCCTGAGGCAGAAGAAGTACCACTCTTTCTCCCCACCAACCGTGCTCGCCTCTGCGTAATTTGCAAGTCAGATAGAAAGTCTTTGTCCCAGAAAAGAAATTGCACGGCGCACGATGATGCATGGAGAGAAGGAGCTTACTGGGGAGATCCCATGGGTCGTGCTTGTAGATGTCCATCTCCCGGATGACCTCGATGCGGAGCGACTTCCTGGCCACCTTGCGGCGGAGGTAGAAGGTGACCAGCTCCTCGTCGGTGGGGTGGAACCGGTACCCCGGCAGCACCACGTCGTCCTCCTCGTCCCCGGCGCCGCCGAGCACCACCTCCCCGTCGCTCATCACCTTCTCCATCTCCAACTCCATGGCGCTCATCTTCGCCTTGGCCACCATCGTTCTACGTCTTGCTTGCTGCTGCTTCTCTGCCTAGTTCTATACTTGTATGGATCTTGTTCCTTGTGTCGTGCATATGCGTTGTATATATAGGAAGCGCTTGGTGGCCTGGGAGCTAAGTACTAGATGAAGTTGCTTGGTCGGACTTCTCCCGCCACACAGCGGATCTTGAGGAATCTTCTTCACAGCAGCAGCTTACTCTGAAAGGATGTTAATTTGTTTGCGCCAATGAGAAAGCTTACTGCGTACATAGTACTAGCTTATTATAACATGCAAAGTGCATGCAACTTGGCACCCGATCGATAGAGAAGTCTTTTTTTTAACACCAgtacacaagcgctcatatatatGCGCATATACTTACCTCTATGAACACACATACGCACACCGGCCCTATCTTTATGAACACCTTCAAAAGAGTGAGACACGTATCGTcagaaatcctgaaataaattctAAATAAATCCGAGCATCATATGTACCCTCTCTGTGGGTTAAGAATACTACTGCCTATCTAACCATTCAACTATAGATTGGTTCGTCGATAGAGAAGAGTCACTTCGTGTCCACCATAGGTAGATGTGGGGAACTAATCAAGGGCATGAGCTCATCATACGTACGTACTACGTATTACATAGCCTCTGACTGAGTCCTCTGATATGAGAGAAAGGAACATGCGCAAACGTATTCGGTTGTGTTGGTGTCCAAGGGTAGATCTTATAGAGACACAAAGAGATATCTTGGTTGGACGATTTCTTTCTTATTTCTTTTGTGATGACGCATGCGATGCTGCCAAGTGCTAATTAAGTACCAACGGACTAAGACACGGATCGACTGTACTCTCTCTGACTCGGCATGATGTTGTGCATACCAACTGAAGAAAAAATCGTACGGTGCGGAGCTGAATCGGGCAAGAAAGAAGAAACGTTTGGGGGACAATCTGGTGGGTTAGGGTGGGTTGTAGTAAGTCATTTTGCTATGCGCTAAGACTAGGCACAATGGGTAATAACTCAGACTAGtattatgtactccctccattcctaaatacttgtctttctaggcatttcaacaagtgactacatgcGGAACAAAATAAGTGAATTTacattctaaaatatgtctacatacatccgtatgtagtagtcatttgaaatgtctagaaagacaaatatttagaaacggagggagtatatgttaCTCATCTATATTACTATCTCTACAATGGGAAGTAACATATGTGTGATGTTATGCAACACTTTATTTATTAGGTTATGACTCATCTTGCcttgatacgtgtgatgttactcatagtattagtaactagctatgttactacatgtctctctttcttcattaattGCCTGTCACATTATCTATATGATCTAGATATGTATGATGTCATCAACTATGTTACTTCCATTGTGGGTAGTCTAAAAAAACATGCATGATGGAGAGGAGTAGGATATGTATGTAGCTTTTGTTGACCGTGGAGCAAATGTGAGCAATGCTTCGAtgacacatacacatttttttgCGGGAACGTACATATGGGTTATCTTCAAGAGGGCGATTGATTAATGTCGGTTCGGCTAAGTATGCTCATGTTGCCTTTTTTAACTACTATGCCTTATTACTCCTTCCATAGAAAAATATCGTACATAACTGTGTATTCATTTTTTCCCAAGTCGAGTTTTCTAAAGTTTGACTAAGTTTAAAGAAGATAAATCCATATTTCCAATACCAAATAAGTTTCATATATTAAAATATGGGAGTATCTCGTGATGAATATAATGGTGTAGATTTTGTACTGCAGGTGTGGATGATTATTTTTATAAGCTTGGTGcaattttatgaagtttgacttacAACAAAATTAATGTGTGATGTATTTTTAGATAGAGGGAGTACAGCATAGATACACATTCATTCTTTTGTTGAGTTTAAGGAATTTTCTCCCATCTGAGTATTAGAAATAAAACAATTTTCCAATGTGAATCAACGAACAAAATGTGTGATATACAATGACGTGATGCCCCAAAAAAGCATTTTTCTAATGTGAATCAACGAATAAAATGTGTGCTATTATATACAAGGCAAAGCCGTAGAACGACTCGTGCCGAGTAATACATTTCTCTCACAAGGCTCTGTTTTTTTCGTCCGAAAGAAAATGTGACACGTTTACGTTTACGTTTACGTGGCAGAGGACATGACAACCAGTGGCGTACCCAGGAAAAAAATGAAGGGTGTGCACACTTTAAAAAAAATTCCTCACCTAATCCATGTGTCAGACAAAATATGGCAAAATAATAACATGAGTAGCTTAATGCAAATCTCACAACAATTTAGTTCACAAAATATATCTCAAATGTGCTCAATTACAATACGAGTAGTCTTACATAAAAAAAGAACAAGTAGAAAATTACATCACTAGGTAACTCTATGTTTTTGCACTGCCATGAAAGCATCAACTATGGCATCTTCGCTTACTTCCATGAACACATCTCGTTCAATAAATATCACCAAGCAATCATTCAAGCGATCATCACTCATAGTAGTCCTCAACTTATTTTTCACTAGATTCATTGCTGAAAACACTCTTTCAACACTCGCCGTTGCCACCGGTAAAATCAATATCAATTTGATGAGTAAGTAGACCAAATCATAAAGAACATGCTTCTTTGTTGCAACATGCTCCATCTTCAATATCAACTTCAATCTCTGCATAATGGACTAGAGGTTGAGGAAGGACTGCTTCATCTTCAATATTTGACACTATATCTTCATATTCAGGCTACTCTTCGGCTGCAACCTTCCTTCTTTTAGCAGCCTCATAATTCTGAAAAAAGGACTTAATGTTACCATTcctcttcatcttcggttgtacAATTACAACAAAAAGAACAACACAAATAAGCATCATCAATGGTTATGTTTACAGTTTACTAGCTGAAAACTGGACAGGTTCAACGAGTTTTAAATGGTCTTTTTAAATGTTTAAGAACATCAACAAACAGTGCAGCAAACATTACTACATACTGGACAGTGCAGTTTGTTCGTTATATAGGCAGTGACGAGACATTTCTGCATTTCAGTACTGGGTAAAAAAGAACATGAGGCAGTACCAGTACAGTATCTCACCTGAATCGAATCAAGCAAAGGCCGAGCGGTGGAGGACCGGAGGAGAGGATACGAGGGGTCGAGGGCGTCGGCCGTCGGGACGGGAGGCGCGGGCGGAAAGAGCTCctccggggcggcggcggccctCTGGTCCGGGTCGACGGGTCGGCGGCTCGCGGGTCGCGGCGCTTGCTGCTTGCTAGCTGTTCTCGCCAAACGGAAGGAGCTCCGGTGGCCGGCGCTGCTTCGATTTCGAAGGAGAACAGCAACGGCCGAGTGGGTGAGGCGGTGAGCGCCGAGCGGCGGCGCGTCCTGGTTGGGCAGCGGCCGAGCGCGAGGGGATTAGGCCATTAGATCGCGCCGCTCTGCCTatctctctcgctcgctcgctctgTCCGGGTCGCTCACGTGATGGCAGTTGGGCCTGACTGGCTGGCTTAGTTAAAATGGGCTAAAATATTATATGGTATAAAATTTTTTCACAAACTCTAGGTGTGCCACGGCACACCATGCACACACGCTAGGTCCGCCACTGTGACAACATCAAGGCCGTCTTATCTTGGGCCAAAAAAAGCATTACACGTCGCCCATTGCATTCGTGGCCAAGTAACTATTGCAGCGATATCCAAAGATACAGCCCCACCTGCAACTGCAAGGCAACGTGCTCCTGCAACTTGGACTAAAACGTCCGTACGCGCTGGCGCTGAAGAACGTTGGAACCCTTTTTGGTGGTGAAAGAATGTTTTTTTTTGAATTGCTTGCATAATGTTGGCCCAGCCCGACCCCACATCGCTCTCGCGGGCAACACGGGGGAG
Protein-coding sequences here:
- the LOC125506033 gene encoding transcription factor JUNGBRUNNEN 1-like; translated protein: MVAKAKMSAMELEMEKVMSDGEVVLGGAGDEEDDVVLPGYRFHPTDEELVTFYLRRKVARKSLRIEVIREMDIYKHDPWDLPKASTVGGEKEWYFFCLRGRKYRNSIRPNRVTSSGFWKATGIDRPIYSAGGSGSGVSVGLKKSLVYYRGSAGKGTKTDWMMHEFRLPPAAATNASPSMQEAEVWTICRIFRRTITYRKQQQPWRPAPAPSAADSSSNTGSFQSSEASDEYMNCLQAPAPAAPYIPQQQQQHQYVSQTSTVDSGNFLYEDNMHNQQFQGEWNAAPAAPVPEQKQQNPLSTAVALHQNDHSHAVAANDFYKVEGYLEEIARMLEVTDSAGLYDYRS